Proteins co-encoded in one Hyla sarda isolate aHylSar1 chromosome 4, aHylSar1.hap1, whole genome shotgun sequence genomic window:
- the TUBB4A gene encoding tubulin beta-4A chain — translation MREIVHLQAGQCGNQIGAKFWEVISDEHGIDPTGTYHGDSDLQLERINVYYNEASGGKYVPRAILVDLEPGTMDSVRSGPFGQIFRPDNFVFGQSGAGNNWAKGHYTEGAELVDSVMDVVRKESESCDCLQGFQLTHSLGGGTGSGMGTLLISKIREEYPDRIMNTFSVVPSPKVSDTVVEPYNATLSVHQLVENTDETYCIDNEALYDICFRTLKLTTPTYGDLNHLVSATMSGVTTCLRFPGQLNADLRKLAVNMVPFPRLHFFMPGFAPLTSRGSQQYRSLTVPELTQQMFDSKNMMAACDPRHGRYLTVAAVFRGRMSMKEVDEQMLNVQNKNSSYFVEWIPNNVKTAVCDIPPRGLKMAATFIGNSTAIQELFKRISEQFTAMFRRKAFLHWYTGEGMDEMEFTEAESNMNDLVSEYQQYQDATAEEGEFEEEAEEEVA, via the exons ATGAGGGAAATAGTGCACCTGCAGGCGGGACAGTGCGGCAACCAGATCGGGGCCAAG TTCTGGGAAGTCATCAGTGATGAACATGGCATCGACCCCACAGGAACCTACCATGGAGACAGCGACCTACAGCTGGAGAGGATTAATGTCTATTACAATGAGGCCTCAG GTGGGAAGTACGTCCCCAGGGCCATCCTCGTAGACCTGGAACCCGGCACCATGGACTCCGTACGATCCGGACCCTTTGGACAGATCTTCAGGCCAGACAACTTTGTCTTTG GTCAGAGTGGTGCTGGTAACAACTGGGCCAAGGGTCACTACACAGAGGGAGCAGAGCTGGTGGACTCTGTCATGGACGTGGTGAGGAAGGAGTCCGAGAGCTGCGACTGTCTTCAAGGATTCCAGCTAACTCACTCCCTGGGCGGTGGTACTGGCTCCGGCATGGGAACCCTTCTCATCAGCAAGATCAGAGAAGAGTATCCAGACCGTATCATGAACACCTTCAGTGTGGTGCCCTCCCCTAAAGTCTCAGATACCGTTGTGGAACCCTACAACGCTACACTCTCCGTGCACCAACTGGTCGAAAACACAGATGAAACCTACTGCATAGACAATGAGGCTTTGTACGACATCTGCTTCCGCACACTCAAGCTCACCACCCCCACATACGGTGACCTCAATCATCTGGTCAGCGCCACCATGAGCGGCGTAACAACCTGCCTGCGCTTCCCCGGCCAGTTGAATGCCGATCTCCGTAAACTGGCCGTCAACATGGTCCCCTTCCCACGTCTTCACTTCTTCATGCCAGGGTTCGCTCCATTGACCAGCCGTGGAAGCCAACAGTACCGTTCCCTGACAGTACCAGAGCTCACGCAGCAGATGTTCGACTCCAAAAACATGATGGCCGCCTGCGACCCGAGACACGGACGTTACTTGACAGTGGCAGCAGTGTTCAGAGGCCGCATGTCCATGAAGGAAGTAGACGAGCAGATGTTGAATGTCCAGAACAAGAACAGCAGTTACTTTGTGGAATGGATCCCCAACAATGTCAAGACCGCCGTGTGCGACATCCCACCCCGAGGCCTGAAGATGGCGGCCACCTTCATTGGCAACAGCACAGCCATCCAGGAGCTGTTCAAACGCATCTCCGAGCAGTTCACTGCCATGTTCCGGCGCAAGGCTTTCCTTCACTGGTACACAGGAGAAGGCATGGACGAGATGGAGTTCACCGAGGCCGAGAGCAACATGAACGACTTGGTGTCCGAATACCAGCAGTACCAGGACGCCACAGCGGAAGAGGGAGAGTTCGAAGAGGAGGCCGAGGAAGAGGTTGCCTAA